A stretch of the Macaca mulatta isolate MMU2019108-1 chromosome 14, T2T-MMU8v2.0, whole genome shotgun sequence genome encodes the following:
- the LOC106993196 gene encoding uncharacterized protein LOC106993196: MGPPGQAQCAIPVSRDPRESGMRLLRKHVPSPGPWEQSQPRRLSPKRPRSSTGFHVVTHWILDAISPQQGFQTTETACWGAGRYTSPRSAPLGFWAAPPPPRARTLTSLAEPDSEPPPESHARLPAGRALCRDPSAAAWNFPDVLPALFSGLVGAW; this comes from the exons ATGGGGCCACCGGGACAAGCACAGTGCGCCATTCCCGTCAGCAGGGACCCAAGAGAAAGTG GGATGCGCCTTCTCAGGAAACACGTCCCCTCGCCAGGCCCCTGGGAACAGTCACAACCACGACGCCTGTCCCCGAAGCGCCCGCGCAGCTCCACGGGATTCCATGTTGTCACCCACTGGATCCTGGACGCCATCAGCCCGCAGCAGGGTTTCCAGACCACAGAAACCGCCTGTTGGGGTGCGGGGCGTTACACGTCCCCTCGCAGCGCCCCGCTGGGCTTCTGggccgccccgcccccaccccgcgCCCGGACGCTGACGTCACTGGCCGAGCCAGACTCGGAGCCGCCGCCCGAGAGTCACGCGCGCCTCCCGGCGGGACGCGCCCTCTGCAGAGATCCCTCCGCCGCCGCCTGGAATTTTCCAGACGTCCTGCCGGCCCTTTTTTCGGGCCTCGTCGGGGCGTGGTGA